In Sphingomonas psychrotolerans, the following proteins share a genomic window:
- a CDS encoding alanine racemase, translating to MNLPLLRADLPTPALIVDRAALERNIAAMAAFAAAHGIALRPHAKTHKSADIARRQIAAGAAGICCAKLAEAEALAEEGVRDSHLTSPVVTASAIARLAALNRRIALSVVVDHPVNARLLGQGVDAPLRVFIDVDPGSHRTGVTSPAAAVALAQAIAETGILRLAGVQYYCGSHQHIQSLAERRAAIVERTAYLGTVLAALREAGFAVPIVTGGGTGTFAIDASLGAFTELQVGSYIFLDREYVDCELAGPHFEPALFVDATVVSANTPGMVTIDSGLKAFATDAGVPVVLAGAPASRYVFTGDEHGALLGDDLPELGARVTLMPPHCDPTVNLYDLYHVLDGDRIAETWPVTARGRSS from the coding sequence ATGAACCTTCCGCTTCTCCGCGCCGACCTGCCCACGCCCGCCCTGATCGTCGATCGCGCAGCACTCGAGCGCAACATCGCCGCGATGGCCGCGTTCGCGGCGGCGCATGGCATCGCGCTTCGGCCGCACGCCAAGACGCACAAGAGCGCCGACATCGCGCGGCGCCAGATCGCCGCGGGCGCCGCCGGCATCTGCTGCGCCAAGCTGGCCGAGGCCGAGGCGCTGGCAGAGGAGGGCGTGCGCGACAGTCACCTCACTTCGCCGGTGGTGACGGCTTCGGCGATCGCGCGGCTGGCGGCGCTCAACCGGCGGATCGCCCTGTCGGTCGTGGTCGATCATCCAGTCAATGCGCGGCTGCTCGGGCAAGGCGTGGACGCGCCGCTCCGCGTGTTCATCGATGTCGATCCGGGCAGCCACCGCACCGGGGTGACGTCGCCGGCGGCGGCGGTCGCGTTGGCGCAGGCGATTGCGGAGACCGGCATTCTGCGGCTGGCCGGGGTGCAATATTATTGCGGCTCGCACCAGCACATCCAGAGCCTCGCCGAACGGCGCGCGGCGATCGTCGAACGCACAGCCTATCTCGGCACGGTGCTCGCGGCGCTGCGCGAAGCCGGGTTCGCGGTGCCGATCGTGACGGGCGGCGGCACCGGAACCTTCGCGATCGACGCGTCGCTCGGCGCGTTCACCGAGCTGCAGGTCGGATCGTACATCTTCCTCGATCGCGAATATGTGGATTGTGAACTCGCCGGCCCGCACTTCGAACCCGCTTTGTTCGTCGACGCCACGGTGGTGAGCGCGAACACCCCGGGGATGGTGACGATCGATTCGGGGCTGAAGGCGTTCGCGACCGACGCAGGCGTGCCGGTGGTCCTCGCCGGTGCACCGGCGAGCCGCTACGTCTTTACCGGCGACGAGCATGGCGCATTGCTGGGCGACGATCTGCCCGAACTCGGCGCCCGCGTGACGTTGATGCCGCCGCATTGCGACCCGACCGTCAATCTCTACGACCTTTATCATGTGCTCGATGGCGACAGGATCGCCGAGACCTGGCCGGTGACGGCACGCGGCCGATCGAGCTGA
- a CDS encoding GGDEF domain-containing protein produces MRFYLASLFVFPPGFRLRLFAICFVATNLPLLAYVGWGAATGRLALAGFLLLLLATAIGMAVALFGIGAMLAPLPVAQAAPAPLSGTGDDVIGTLLGSVNRAASAAEARMRELDLAAKEDLLTGVRNRRGFVADIGDFLPAERRGTIALIDLDRFKALNDRFGHDEGDRVLRDFAARLSSELRRGDLVARWGGEEFAVLFRGATEDEAARVLARVNQRLIDTPLIMLDGQALTCSAGICGFGGEALDDVLGCADKALFEAKQAGRNRIVRASGGVQPVLPRA; encoded by the coding sequence ATGCGCTTCTATCTCGCCAGCTTGTTCGTGTTCCCGCCCGGCTTCCGGCTGCGCCTGTTCGCGATCTGCTTCGTGGCGACGAATCTGCCGCTGCTCGCTTATGTCGGCTGGGGCGCCGCGACCGGGCGACTGGCGCTCGCCGGTTTCCTGCTGCTGTTGCTGGCGACGGCGATCGGGATGGCGGTCGCGTTGTTCGGCATCGGCGCGATGCTGGCGCCGCTCCCTGTCGCGCAGGCGGCGCCCGCGCCGCTCTCCGGCACCGGCGATGACGTGATCGGCACTCTGCTCGGCAGCGTGAATCGCGCGGCGAGCGCCGCCGAGGCGCGGATGCGCGAGCTCGATCTCGCAGCGAAGGAGGATCTGCTCACCGGGGTGCGCAACCGGCGCGGCTTCGTCGCCGACATCGGCGACTTCCTGCCCGCCGAGCGGCGCGGTACGATTGCGTTGATCGACCTCGACCGGTTCAAGGCACTCAACGACCGTTTCGGGCATGACGAGGGCGACCGTGTGCTGCGCGATTTCGCCGCGCGGCTCTCGTCCGAGTTGCGTCGCGGCGACCTGGTCGCGCGTTGGGGCGGTGAGGAGTTCGCAGTGCTGTTTCGCGGCGCGACCGAAGACGAGGCGGCGCGGGTGCTCGCGCGCGTCAACCAGCGGCTGATCGATACCCCGCTGATCATGCTCGATGGGCAGGCGCTGACCTGCTCGGCGGGCATCTGTGGCTTCGGCGGCGAGGCGCTCGACGACGTGCTCGGCTGCGCGGACAAGGCGCTTTTCGAGGCCAAGCAGGCCGGACGGAACCGGATCGTGCGCGCCAGCGGGGGTGTGCAGCCGGTGCTGCCGCGCGCCTGA